Proteins from a genomic interval of Treponema brennaborense DSM 12168:
- a CDS encoding undecaprenyl-diphosphate phosphatase, whose product MSIIQAILLGLLQGVAEFLPISSSGHLAVVQNLFSLDDVPLLFDVFLHLATLAAVVVFFRKKIWLLLCVLGRWISRRSRAGDAAGLQTIAALLLGTAVTGVFGVVLKDFIPDVPIKVVCAGFIVTAFVLILSAKLNAQRTLKKAAGGYGADDTGKAGKAVNSAEAYNADSAAEAYNADNSAEAPVSAAVRPVQGLLIGLAQGFGVLPGISRSGSTIAGALLCGVDRTTAGEFSFLLSIPAILGAFVLEAKDIGAVASSIGMGTVAVGCAAAFVSGFAALAFLMKIIRKGKLEWFAAYLIPIGILGIIFLH is encoded by the coding sequence ATGTCGATTATTCAGGCGATTTTACTCGGACTGCTGCAAGGTGTGGCGGAATTCTTACCTATTTCAAGTTCAGGGCATTTGGCCGTCGTGCAGAATTTATTTTCGCTCGACGACGTACCGCTTCTGTTCGACGTGTTTTTGCATTTGGCGACGCTCGCCGCGGTGGTGGTGTTTTTCCGCAAAAAGATATGGCTGCTGCTGTGCGTTTTGGGGCGGTGGATAAGCCGCCGTTCGCGTGCCGGAGACGCAGCCGGATTGCAGACGATAGCCGCGCTGCTGCTGGGAACGGCGGTAACCGGTGTGTTCGGCGTCGTGCTGAAAGATTTTATTCCCGACGTTCCGATAAAAGTCGTGTGCGCGGGATTTATCGTAACGGCGTTCGTGTTGATTCTTTCGGCAAAACTCAACGCGCAGCGGACGCTGAAAAAAGCCGCCGGCGGTTACGGGGCGGACGATACGGGCAAAGCCGGCAAGGCGGTCAATTCCGCCGAAGCGTATAATGCGGACAGTGCCGCCGAGGCGTATAATGCGGATAATTCCGCCGAAGCGCCCGTTTCCGCAGCGGTCCGGCCGGTTCAGGGCCTGCTGATCGGGCTTGCACAGGGATTCGGCGTGCTGCCCGGTATTTCCCGTTCGGGCAGTACGATCGCGGGCGCGCTTTTGTGCGGCGTGGATCGAACGACGGCAGGCGAATTTTCGTTTTTGCTTTCGATTCCCGCGATTTTGGGCGCGTTCGTGCTTGAAGCCAAAGATATCGGAGCTGTCGCTTCAAGTATCGGCATGGGAACCGTCGCCGTCGGGTGCGCGGCTGCGTTCGTTTCGGGCTTCGCCGCGCTGGCGTTTTTGATGAAAATTATCAGAAAAGGCAAACTCGAATGGTTCGCTGCGTATTTGATACCGATCGGTATTCTCGGAATCATTTTTCTGCATTAA
- a CDS encoding alpha-2-macroglobulin family protein translates to MKLGRTVLAAFCCLCAWCAFFGCSGNGSKVAAGKSDAAAAVSDDALYVLDMQPAGVLPADMKYPAVYVQFSKPVVPVTVLGEPSEKSDLMKIEPPLEGVFRWYGTSLLCFDSSQQTVPQREYTVTLSGDIRAADGTPISGQTEFTFRTEELKLLSVTPGYKAIAAGEWVDAGDVPPEQARSIALVFSQPVTAKETAKYVEVSDEAGTVYPFDAAQSDEKQKQLLVLTLKKAPPENTRMTVTLKAGARSDAESLGTAQSDGSHSFHTLKPFSLEDIDTDGRSYGKYTNPVRFRFSHRLAPALDPAKLAAAVRTEPAMPVTAANVEADGSVLTVFGLPVTFDQQYTITLAAGAVSDVYGRPFADAAGPETVTVPEAASYAGFKDYGFGMLEAQFPPKLIFEYQNVLPGSEYRVKALTGAPAAQPADVTVLDETSIPKNVRVLQPVDLLPFLTQTDHGAFGAVSFSAVMKYNRKDYYGETRVSKMENGQTVQVTDLGLTVRYGYNRVLVLVTSLATGKPVPGAAVKLYTYASYSVDGETVLTAPGTPAASGVTDENGFVRIDLEPNVIGDSVRTCYVSAEKDGDRAVFNPSGNRLWQYAGNVRSPQNARAAQMVTFMFTDRGLYKPGETMQLRGIDRNLQLGSYEPYAGPYTLSIRENTWRSKPFVTVTGSASESGGFTGKFTLPQELAPGSYLIEYTRTLNGRSATESIPVTVAYFERLRFETAVSIPTAVPYVSGDRIPAAVSASYLGGGSLAGAQWNAEWYREPAGFRPDGVRFDGYRFGPRQGYDGRSALSSEEGALDGTGKASASQLSGGETIKGMAYSYRVESTVFDAGSQAVSSSASVVVHPAQYYIGLSAAKGITGFAKKGTELSFDYLLAQPDGSAPAEEMLPRRKSDRKLSVELLREDWKQVRQMGLNGQIITRYVREMVSESTSTVPLAAAGTVSVTPPKGGAYVLRLSAQDSGARAVVTERSFYVTGSDWNYYYGNESQEITLLPDKDVYQAGDTARILLQSPLPAGTYLMTVEREGVFSEQVFRLTEPSTVLEVPVTDRYLPVAYVTVSSYSTRTKKPDHDYATPDMDKPKGYFGAAAIRVDPVAREFDITVTQDKPSYRPGDTATITLSASKAGQPLAGAELTLMAVDRGVIDLINYHVPDPVAHFYNEYLFFSAVAGGDSRSLLIDPVTYEVRNLFGGDEGGDKIEERKNFDPTAVFVPVLTTGADGTVSYSFTLPDTITAYRITAVGVLSDYFGISEAEMSVNKPVSVRDVLPRRLREHDTSDAGVVISSLDGRAHEVTVSMEIVPGSERAGVPAEENGVVRRPGRASAVAGTAAANGGASAAGAGAAAANGGISAAGAAPVRKTVTVPAGKTVPLMFDISAQEYGFVSVVFKVESDVVTERIVKVLEIDRPYVFETVTTVGDVSSGSTDKKGAASVTEKIVLPVSVAEVSAAAGTTAADGTTVTGGSAMSADGTTAAAGTTAAAGAGTLFVQLDPTRLGTLTEAVSYVFRYPYGCLEQRCSAMIPLLYFEKYIDVFGMQSEVSSPKKVIEREIADWAKTQQSDGGFPYWKTSSYSSFAPSLRFAELIASAKLHGITVPRSINVPALSDYLSAEVTRSWYRGNAYVQAYTLFVRMKLTGSVDERKIDGVCGIPSAGYAEKALCGLMYLSNGNRQKAEAVAKDIRAHVRPTTRGADVTDSRFTSSPWMYFNDVSERNALLLQFFTALDPSDDLNGRFLFNLLEIQRAGNGYWKNTASTARVLEAVASYIEANNLESLDFSAEATLAGNGFVSGSFKGAAAKPVEKTAPFAELAADGAAFGTELPLEVSKDGRGTLFYTVSMKYPVPADKQYARDEGLSVFVDITDVKTGKPVAGSALVSGTVYRARATLSTTKDRTFVALRVPIPSGAEVLNAAFATSAQYAGTGSASDDTGADGNFISEDEWFERYNFGLSGQEIYDNEVRYFWDAFRRGRQQVEFLFRAVRSGSFTVPGATAECMYEPEIFGRSKGGVVVITEK, encoded by the coding sequence ATGAAACTCGGACGAACGGTGCTCGCCGCTTTCTGTTGTTTGTGCGCGTGGTGCGCTTTTTTCGGCTGCAGCGGGAACGGCAGCAAAGTTGCCGCCGGTAAATCGGATGCTGCCGCCGCCGTTTCCGACGACGCGCTGTACGTGCTGGATATGCAGCCCGCGGGCGTTTTACCCGCCGACATGAAATATCCGGCGGTGTACGTACAGTTTTCAAAACCGGTGGTTCCCGTTACCGTGTTGGGCGAACCTTCGGAAAAGTCTGATCTGATGAAAATCGAACCGCCGCTTGAAGGCGTGTTCCGCTGGTACGGAACGAGTCTGCTGTGCTTCGATTCTTCGCAGCAGACCGTTCCGCAGCGCGAATATACGGTAACGCTGTCGGGCGATATTCGCGCGGCCGACGGTACGCCGATTTCGGGTCAGACTGAATTCACGTTCCGCACCGAAGAATTGAAACTCCTTTCCGTAACGCCCGGCTATAAGGCGATTGCCGCGGGCGAATGGGTCGATGCCGGCGACGTTCCGCCCGAACAGGCGCGTTCGATTGCGCTCGTTTTTTCGCAGCCGGTAACGGCAAAGGAAACGGCGAAATACGTTGAAGTGAGCGACGAGGCGGGAACGGTGTATCCGTTCGATGCCGCTCAGTCCGATGAAAAGCAAAAACAGCTGCTCGTGCTGACGCTGAAAAAAGCGCCGCCTGAGAATACGCGCATGACCGTTACGCTTAAAGCCGGCGCGCGTTCCGACGCGGAATCGCTCGGTACGGCGCAGAGCGACGGCAGCCATTCGTTTCACACGCTGAAACCTTTTTCCCTCGAAGATATCGACACCGACGGCCGTTCGTACGGCAAATACACGAATCCCGTCCGCTTTCGATTTTCACACCGGCTGGCACCGGCGCTCGATCCGGCAAAGCTTGCGGCAGCCGTGCGGACGGAACCGGCGATGCCGGTAACCGCGGCGAACGTGGAAGCGGACGGTTCGGTGCTGACCGTGTTCGGTCTGCCGGTTACGTTCGATCAGCAGTATACGATAACGCTTGCGGCCGGGGCGGTTTCCGATGTGTACGGCAGACCGTTTGCCGACGCCGCCGGTCCTGAAACGGTGACCGTTCCCGAAGCGGCGAGTTACGCGGGCTTCAAGGATTACGGCTTCGGAATGCTTGAAGCGCAGTTTCCGCCGAAACTGATTTTCGAGTATCAGAACGTTTTGCCCGGTTCCGAATATCGCGTCAAGGCGCTCACCGGCGCGCCGGCTGCACAGCCGGCGGACGTAACCGTTTTGGACGAAACTTCAATTCCCAAAAACGTCCGCGTGCTGCAGCCGGTTGATTTGCTGCCGTTTTTAACGCAAACGGATCACGGTGCGTTCGGCGCCGTGTCGTTCAGCGCGGTGATGAAATATAATCGGAAAGATTATTACGGCGAAACGCGCGTCTCGAAGATGGAAAACGGACAAACCGTACAGGTAACCGATTTGGGACTGACGGTTCGGTACGGATACAACCGCGTTTTGGTTCTCGTTACCAGCCTTGCGACGGGAAAACCCGTTCCGGGCGCCGCCGTCAAACTGTATACGTACGCATCGTATTCGGTGGACGGGGAGACGGTGCTCACCGCGCCGGGAACTCCGGCTGCTTCGGGCGTTACCGATGAAAACGGATTCGTCCGCATCGATTTGGAGCCGAATGTCATCGGTGATTCCGTACGCACCTGTTACGTCAGCGCGGAAAAAGACGGCGACCGTGCCGTTTTTAATCCTTCCGGGAACCGGTTGTGGCAGTACGCCGGAAACGTCAGATCTCCGCAGAACGCGCGGGCGGCGCAGATGGTAACGTTCATGTTTACCGACCGCGGGTTGTACAAACCCGGTGAAACGATGCAGCTGCGCGGCATAGATCGCAATTTGCAGCTCGGTTCGTACGAACCGTACGCGGGACCGTACACGCTGAGCATTCGCGAAAATACCTGGCGGTCGAAGCCGTTCGTTACCGTGACCGGTTCCGCTTCCGAAAGCGGCGGTTTTACCGGAAAGTTCACCTTGCCGCAGGAGCTGGCGCCCGGTTCGTATCTGATAGAATATACGCGCACATTAAACGGCCGATCCGCTACCGAATCGATTCCGGTTACGGTGGCGTATTTTGAACGGCTGCGCTTTGAGACGGCTGTTTCGATTCCGACTGCCGTTCCGTACGTCAGCGGCGACCGCATTCCCGCGGCCGTCTCCGCTTCGTATTTGGGCGGCGGCAGCCTTGCCGGTGCGCAGTGGAACGCCGAGTGGTACCGCGAACCGGCGGGCTTCCGTCCGGACGGCGTGCGCTTCGACGGATACCGGTTCGGCCCGCGGCAGGGATACGACGGCCGGTCCGCGCTTTCATCGGAAGAGGGCGCGCTCGACGGAACCGGTAAAGCGTCCGCCTCCCAGCTTTCCGGCGGTGAAACGATAAAAGGTATGGCGTATTCGTACCGCGTGGAGTCGACCGTTTTTGACGCGGGTTCGCAGGCCGTCAGCTCTTCGGCCTCCGTCGTCGTGCATCCGGCGCAGTATTACATCGGTCTTTCCGCTGCGAAGGGGATAACCGGTTTTGCCAAAAAGGGAACGGAACTTTCCTTCGATTATCTGCTTGCGCAGCCGGACGGTTCGGCTCCCGCCGAGGAAATGCTTCCGCGGCGTAAAAGCGATCGCAAACTGTCCGTAGAATTGCTGCGCGAAGACTGGAAACAAGTACGCCAGATGGGACTGAACGGGCAGATTATTACCCGGTACGTGCGCGAAATGGTAAGCGAATCGACATCGACGGTACCGCTTGCGGCGGCCGGAACGGTTTCCGTAACGCCTCCCAAAGGCGGCGCGTACGTCCTTCGGCTTTCCGCTCAGGACAGCGGTGCCCGTGCGGTTGTTACCGAACGCAGCTTTTACGTAACCGGTTCGGACTGGAATTATTATTACGGAAACGAATCGCAGGAAATCACGCTGCTGCCGGATAAGGACGTGTATCAGGCGGGCGACACCGCCCGTATCCTGCTGCAAAGTCCGCTGCCCGCCGGCACCTATCTGATGACTGTCGAACGGGAAGGTGTTTTTTCCGAGCAGGTGTTCCGCCTGACGGAGCCGAGTACGGTTCTTGAAGTGCCGGTTACGGATCGGTATCTGCCGGTTGCGTACGTAACGGTTTCGTCGTATTCGACGCGCACGAAAAAGCCCGATCACGATTATGCGACTCCCGATATGGATAAACCGAAAGGATATTTCGGTGCGGCGGCGATTCGCGTAGATCCGGTTGCGCGCGAGTTCGATATAACTGTAACGCAGGATAAACCGTCGTACCGGCCGGGCGACACGGCGACGATAACGCTTTCGGCTTCTAAAGCCGGCCAGCCGCTCGCGGGTGCCGAGCTGACGCTCATGGCGGTGGATCGCGGCGTTATCGACCTTATCAATTATCACGTGCCCGATCCGGTTGCACATTTTTATAACGAATATCTGTTTTTCAGCGCCGTTGCCGGCGGTGATTCCCGTTCGCTTTTGATCGATCCGGTTACGTACGAAGTGCGCAATCTGTTCGGCGGAGACGAGGGCGGCGATAAAATTGAAGAGCGCAAAAACTTTGATCCGACGGCGGTGTTCGTTCCGGTTCTGACGACCGGCGCGGACGGCACCGTTTCATATTCGTTCACGTTGCCCGACACGATTACGGCGTACCGGATTACGGCGGTGGGCGTGCTGAGCGATTATTTCGGAATTTCCGAAGCCGAAATGTCGGTAAACAAACCGGTCAGCGTGCGCGACGTTCTGCCGCGCCGGCTTCGCGAACACGATACGTCCGACGCGGGCGTAGTGATTTCGAGTCTTGACGGCCGCGCGCACGAAGTAACCGTTTCAATGGAAATCGTGCCGGGAAGCGAACGCGCGGGTGTTCCCGCTGAAGAAAACGGCGTCGTTCGCCGGCCCGGCCGCGCTTCGGCAGTCGCAGGTACTGCTGCCGCGAACGGCGGTGCTTCGGCAGCCGGCGCGGGTGCTGCCGCCGCTAACGGCGGTATTTCGGCAGCCGGCGCGGCTCCGGTGCGGAAAACGGTAACCGTTCCCGCGGGAAAAACCGTTCCGCTTATGTTCGATATAAGCGCGCAGGAGTACGGGTTCGTCTCGGTCGTGTTTAAGGTCGAATCGGACGTGGTAACCGAGCGTATCGTAAAAGTGCTTGAAATAGACCGCCCGTACGTGTTTGAAACGGTAACGACCGTCGGCGACGTGTCGTCCGGCAGTACGGACAAAAAGGGCGCGGCCTCAGTTACCGAAAAAATCGTTCTTCCTGTTTCGGTTGCCGAAGTCTCGGCCGCTGCAGGCACAACGGCCGCCGACGGCACAACTGTTACCGGCGGTTCCGCGATGTCCGCCGACGGCACAACGGCCGCTGCCGGCACAACGGCCGCTGCCGGTGCGGGAACGCTTTTCGTGCAACTCGACCCGACGCGATTGGGAACGCTGACCGAAGCGGTTTCGTACGTGTTCCGCTATCCGTACGGCTGCCTTGAGCAGCGTTGTTCGGCAATGATTCCCTTGCTGTATTTTGAAAAATATATCGACGTGTTCGGTATGCAAAGCGAAGTCAGTTCGCCCAAAAAAGTCATTGAACGGGAAATTGCCGATTGGGCGAAGACCCAGCAGTCGGACGGCGGTTTTCCGTATTGGAAAACGAGTTCATATTCGTCGTTCGCTCCGTCGCTTCGGTTTGCCGAATTGATTGCGTCGGCAAAACTGCATGGAATAACCGTGCCCCGGTCGATAAACGTGCCGGCGCTTTCGGATTATCTGAGTGCGGAAGTGACCCGCTCGTGGTACCGCGGCAATGCGTACGTGCAGGCGTACACGCTGTTCGTTCGGATGAAGCTGACCGGTTCCGTCGATGAACGCAAAATAGACGGCGTGTGCGGAATACCTTCGGCCGGATATGCGGAAAAAGCGTTGTGCGGGCTGATGTATCTGAGCAACGGAAACCGGCAAAAAGCCGAAGCGGTGGCGAAGGATATCCGTGCACACGTACGGCCGACGACGCGCGGTGCGGACGTAACGGATTCACGGTTTACGAGTTCACCGTGGATGTATTTCAACGACGTGTCCGAACGGAACGCGCTGCTGTTGCAGTTCTTTACGGCGCTTGATCCGTCCGACGATCTGAACGGCAGATTTCTGTTCAATCTGCTTGAAATTCAGCGTGCCGGAAACGGTTATTGGAAAAATACGGCGTCTACCGCGCGCGTACTTGAAGCGGTCGCTTCGTATATAGAAGCAAATAATCTTGAATCGCTCGATTTCAGTGCCGAAGCGACTCTTGCCGGAAACGGGTTCGTGTCCGGTTCGTTCAAAGGGGCTGCGGCGAAACCCGTGGAAAAGACGGCGCCGTTTGCGGAACTCGCCGCGGACGGTGCGGCATTCGGTACGGAATTGCCGCTCGAAGTGTCGAAAGACGGTCGGGGAACGTTGTTTTATACGGTTTCGATGAAATATCCGGTACCTGCGGATAAGCAGTACGCACGCGACGAAGGGTTGAGCGTGTTCGTCGATATTACCGACGTCAAAACCGGCAAACCGGTTGCGGGCAGCGCGTTGGTTTCGGGAACGGTCTACCGCGCGCGGGCAACGCTTTCCACGACGAAAGACCGAACCTTCGTCGCGCTCCGCGTTCCGATACCGTCCGGCGCCGAAGTGCTGAACGCGGCGTTCGCAACGAGCGCACAGTATGCGGGAACCGGTTCCGCGTCGGACGATACCGGTGCGGACGGCAATTTTATCTCCGAAGACGAATGGTTCGAGCGGTACAACTTCGGTCTTTCGGGGCAGGAAATATACGACAACGAAGTGCGCTATTTCTGGGACGCGTTCCGCCGCGGACGGCAGCAGGTGGAATTCCTATTCAGAGCGGTGCGCAGCGGTTCGTTCACCGTACCCGGCGCGACGGCCGAATGTATGTACGAGCCGGAAATTTTCGGCAGATCGAAAGGCGGCGTCGTTGTCATTACGGAAAAATAA
- a CDS encoding transglycosylase domain-containing protein, with the protein MSLRKNNGAGNSQAAKFAGRRRRIAAAVVAVIALWGGVRLTLRFAPFAALDAFIVRPCSTRVYDRNGVLLQVLPLENGLRREWYDLDALPPAILRVFIAAEDENFYRHGGVDVIALVRAFVQNAKSGRPVSGASTVTMQLARLVVPRDPGKPVSVGVKLAEAFTAVRIESKLPKKRILELYLNSLPFGLQAEGVGSAARTYFGTTPDRLSEAQIHALAVIPRRPVKYNPLEDPGASFEAAAEIGKRTGFSVTKTEWIDAVSVGERYEYPLGMPHFVLYVRNSAGGRLPPELHTSVDAALSDKVANDISTQIALHADARLSHGAALVIDNVTGEILCWAGSGDFFSENEGQIDGVLVRNQSGSTMKPFIYALALERGFTPSSVLADVPMDFGSEQVYVPLNFNNQYNGPVLLRNALASSLNIPAVYLLYRLGVDNYLKTLGALGFDSLAGERNRQGLSLALGSGEVTLFELVRAFSVFARGGTIPSVTYLKAGAVSAEAGTEPAGLADFSASAAVYEPDTAALICDILSDRRARALGFGFAEVFSTPYPAIFKTGTSNQFQNIIALGSTARYTAGVWMGNFTGETVVRETGSSVPAAVVRGVLDVLSERNPETAAAFAAPRNYRKLPVCAVSGMAPGPDCPAVTDEYVALAAAANRPVCSWHYRQNGRVHVRYPQEYQRWLSGRNTAGALADTGEGRILYPADGAVFVFDPSIPSAAQKIKVDCTGAGARAELFVNGVSAGTSERPFSWYVPLLPGEMRLTVRFADGRNAAIRISVK; encoded by the coding sequence TTGTCATTACGGAAAAATAACGGTGCCGGGAATTCGCAGGCTGCCAAATTTGCCGGCAGACGCCGCCGCATAGCGGCGGCAGTTGTCGCGGTTATCGCGCTGTGGGGCGGCGTACGTTTGACGCTGAGGTTCGCACCGTTCGCCGCACTCGACGCGTTTATCGTCCGCCCGTGCAGTACGCGCGTGTACGACCGAAACGGTGTGCTGCTGCAAGTTCTGCCGCTTGAAAACGGACTGCGCCGCGAATGGTACGACTTGGACGCACTGCCGCCCGCAATTTTGCGCGTGTTTATTGCGGCGGAAGACGAGAATTTTTACCGGCACGGCGGCGTTGACGTGATTGCGCTCGTGCGGGCGTTCGTTCAGAACGCGAAATCGGGGCGGCCGGTCAGCGGCGCGTCTACCGTAACGATGCAGCTTGCGCGTCTGGTGGTTCCGCGCGATCCGGGTAAGCCGGTTTCGGTGGGCGTCAAACTTGCCGAAGCGTTTACGGCTGTCAGGATTGAATCGAAACTGCCGAAAAAACGTATTCTCGAATTATATTTGAATTCCCTGCCGTTCGGACTGCAGGCCGAAGGCGTCGGATCCGCAGCGCGTACGTATTTCGGTACGACTCCGGACAGGCTGTCCGAAGCGCAGATTCACGCGCTGGCGGTTATTCCGCGCCGTCCGGTCAAGTACAATCCGCTTGAAGATCCGGGCGCGTCGTTTGAAGCTGCGGCGGAAATCGGAAAGCGAACGGGGTTTTCCGTGACGAAGACCGAATGGATCGATGCGGTGTCCGTCGGCGAACGGTACGAATATCCGCTCGGTATGCCGCATTTCGTTCTGTACGTCCGTAATTCGGCAGGCGGACGGCTGCCTCCGGAATTGCATACGAGCGTCGACGCCGCTTTGTCGGATAAAGTGGCGAACGATATCAGTACGCAGATCGCACTGCACGCCGATGCCCGGCTTTCTCACGGTGCGGCGCTCGTCATTGACAACGTAACCGGTGAAATTCTTTGCTGGGCGGGTAGCGGTGATTTTTTCAGCGAAAACGAGGGGCAGATAGACGGCGTGCTCGTCCGGAATCAGAGCGGCAGTACGATGAAACCGTTCATCTACGCGCTCGCGCTTGAACGCGGTTTTACTCCGTCGAGTGTCCTTGCCGACGTTCCGATGGATTTCGGCAGCGAGCAGGTGTACGTACCGCTCAATTTTAACAATCAATACAACGGGCCGGTATTGCTGCGGAACGCGCTCGCGTCGAGTCTGAATATTCCCGCCGTATATCTGCTGTACCGGCTGGGCGTGGACAATTATCTGAAAACGCTCGGCGCGCTCGGATTCGATTCGTTGGCGGGCGAGCGGAACCGGCAGGGGCTTTCGCTCGCGCTCGGCAGCGGAGAAGTGACGCTGTTCGAGCTGGTTCGGGCGTTCAGCGTGTTCGCGCGCGGCGGTACGATTCCCTCCGTTACGTATCTTAAAGCGGGAGCTGTTTCGGCTGAAGCCGGGACGGAGCCGGCCGGATTGGCAGACTTCTCGGCTTCTGCTGCAGTGTACGAACCGGATACCGCCGCGCTCATCTGCGACATCTTGTCCGACCGCCGCGCTCGCGCACTGGGGTTCGGTTTTGCCGAAGTGTTCAGCACGCCGTATCCGGCGATTTTCAAAACGGGAACGTCGAATCAGTTTCAGAACATCATCGCGCTCGGCAGTACGGCGCGGTATACCGCCGGTGTTTGGATGGGAAACTTTACCGGTGAAACCGTCGTGCGCGAAACGGGCAGTTCCGTTCCGGCCGCCGTCGTGCGCGGCGTGTTGGACGTGCTGTCGGAGCGGAATCCGGAAACCGCCGCCGCGTTTGCCGCTCCCCGCAATTACCGAAAACTGCCAGTGTGCGCGGTGTCGGGTATGGCGCCCGGTCCGGACTGCCCTGCGGTTACGGACGAATACGTCGCTTTAGCGGCGGCGGCGAACCGTCCGGTTTGTTCGTGGCATTACCGGCAGAACGGGCGCGTTCACGTGCGGTATCCGCAGGAATATCAGCGCTGGCTGAGCGGGCGGAATACGGCTGGCGCGCTTGCGGATACGGGCGAAGGGCGGATTCTGTATCCGGCGGACGGCGCGGTGTTCGTGTTCGATCCGTCGATTCCGTCGGCGGCGCAGAAAATCAAAGTGGACTGTACCGGCGCCGGTGCGCGGGCGGAGCTGTTCGTGAACGGTGTTTCCGCCGGAACGAGTGAACGGCCGTTCAGTTGGTACGTTCCTCTTTTGCCGGGCGAAATGCGTCTTACGGTGCGTTTTGCGGACGGACGGAACGCGGCGATCCGGATTTCGGTAAAATAG
- a CDS encoding aspartyl protease family protein, producing the protein MKFNRVNVLLIKICLFAVLLSSITSCARYKTGELLTKGDNGGKFYTNEEIEAVVAFRDKFRIKNNLPLPTDIPRTEIGIFIMNGLLYVPVTVNGKKGNMVLDSGASGISLSIETFESLGGTYNVDDSAYFYFPREIDLGFGKIAYTANYSGMFNRNGMGYVGSSIYGFYAERVTFDYKNRKLILNDEVPNVEPISCDVSTGHIVTEGKVNGVPVKICLDTGAPTGLINNEIFNFPLTDMLTEDVNWEYFNSTMLTGNSYYYDVELVEIGNITLTKTFTGLVVQDSATDMYADVLSSINVDMLLGYDFFARNRITVDYKNGLLWLESY; encoded by the coding sequence ATGAAGTTTAATAGAGTGAATGTCTTGTTAATAAAAATTTGTTTATTTGCTGTACTTTTGAGTAGTATTACCAGTTGTGCAAGATACAAAACAGGTGAATTGCTAACAAAAGGCGATAATGGCGGTAAGTTTTACACTAATGAAGAAATAGAAGCTGTGGTAGCATTTAGAGACAAATTTCGTATAAAAAATAATCTTCCATTACCTACAGATATTCCAAGAACAGAAATCGGAATTTTTATAATGAATGGTTTGCTTTATGTTCCTGTAACGGTTAACGGTAAAAAAGGTAATATGGTTCTTGATTCTGGAGCTTCTGGTATAAGTCTTTCTATTGAAACTTTTGAATCTCTAGGTGGGACGTACAATGTTGATGATTCTGCCTATTTTTACTTTCCACGAGAAATTGATTTAGGTTTTGGAAAAATTGCATACACTGCTAATTATTCAGGCATGTTTAATAGAAACGGAATGGGCTATGTTGGTAGTAGTATATACGGATTTTATGCAGAACGAGTAACTTTTGATTATAAAAATCGAAAACTAATTTTAAACGATGAAGTTCCCAATGTTGAGCCTATTTCTTGTGATGTTTCAACAGGTCATATTGTTACGGAAGGAAAAGTTAATGGTGTTCCTGTTAAAATTTGTTTAGATACAGGTGCGCCAACAGGACTAATAAATAATGAGATATTTAATTTCCCTTTAACTGATATGTTAACAGAAGATGTTAACTGGGAATATTTTAATAGCACAATGCTAACAGGAAACTCCTATTACTATGATGTAGAGCTTGTTGAAATTGGAAATATCACATTAACTAAAACCTTTACAGGTCTAGTTGTTCAAGATTCTGCTACAGATATGTATGCTGATGTTCTTAGTTCTATTAACGTAGACATGCTTCTTG